A DNA window from Acidimicrobiales bacterium contains the following coding sequences:
- the hemB gene encoding porphobilinogen synthase translates to MNFPIRRLRRLRTTPAMRRLVAQTRLGVDDLIAPLFVREAIDTPVPISSLPGVVQHTQESLVAEVSALRDLGVPAIMLFGVPLHKDPEGSQAWNPDGVVQVALRNLRAQFGDDVVLMADLCVDEYTDHGHCGIVVDGDVDNDQTLVLYQAAAVAQANAGAHVVAPSGMMDGQVAAIRAALDGSGHINTAILAYSAKYASAEYGPFRDAVDVQIAGGGNRKSYQQDPANRRESMEEIAFDLDEGADMVMVKPALSYLDIISDARLRFDVPLAAYHVSGEYAMLKAAGANGWIDETATMFEHLTSIKRAGADMILTYCAREVAEILNG, encoded by the coding sequence GTGAACTTTCCGATCCGTCGCCTCCGTCGATTGCGAACCACTCCTGCGATGCGTCGCCTGGTAGCCCAGACCAGGCTGGGTGTGGACGACCTGATCGCCCCGTTGTTCGTCCGCGAGGCGATCGACACCCCGGTGCCCATCTCGTCGTTGCCCGGTGTGGTGCAACACACTCAGGAATCGCTCGTGGCCGAGGTGTCGGCCCTGCGCGATCTGGGTGTGCCTGCGATCATGCTGTTCGGTGTGCCCCTGCACAAGGATCCCGAGGGGTCGCAGGCCTGGAACCCCGACGGTGTCGTGCAGGTGGCCCTGCGCAATCTCAGGGCCCAATTCGGCGACGACGTGGTGCTGATGGCCGACCTGTGCGTCGACGAATACACCGATCACGGTCACTGCGGAATCGTCGTCGACGGCGATGTCGACAACGATCAGACGCTGGTGTTGTACCAGGCTGCCGCGGTTGCCCAGGCCAACGCCGGGGCTCACGTCGTGGCGCCCTCGGGCATGATGGATGGCCAGGTTGCCGCGATCAGGGCCGCACTGGATGGCAGCGGTCACATCAACACCGCGATTCTGGCCTACAGCGCCAAGTACGCATCGGCCGAGTATGGGCCATTTCGTGATGCCGTCGACGTTCAGATCGCGGGTGGTGGCAACCGAAAGAGCTACCAGCAAGATCCCGCCAACCGGCGTGAGTCGATGGAAGAGATCGCCTTCGACCTCGACGAGGGTGCCGACATGGTCATGGTGAAGCCAGCCCTGTCGTACCTGGACATCATCTCCGACGCCAGGCTGCGCTTCGACGTACCGCTGGCCGCCTACCACGTCTCGGGCGAGTACGCGATGTTGAAGGCCGCCGGCGCCAACGGCTGGATCGACGAGACCGCAACCATGTTCGAACACCTGACCTCGATCAAGCGAGCCGGAGCCGACATGATCTTGACCTACTGCGCCCGAGAGGTGGCTGAGATCTTGAACGGCTGA
- a CDS encoding SCP2 sterol-binding domain-containing protein: MKYLSSEWLDAVRAAVSTDAELAEAAADTELVLQQVVTGTPFGEVAYFITFDRGEVYVQAGVASSSDVAFTQDYETAVAVHEGRSNALEAFQSGRISIKGEVAKLTANQGVIGRLDSAFSAVNSSVEF, translated from the coding sequence GTGAAGTACCTCAGTTCAGAGTGGCTCGATGCGGTGAGAGCTGCCGTCTCGACCGATGCCGAACTGGCCGAGGCAGCCGCCGACACCGAGCTGGTGTTGCAGCAGGTCGTCACCGGGACACCGTTCGGCGAGGTCGCCTATTTCATCACCTTCGATCGTGGCGAGGTGTACGTCCAGGCCGGAGTCGCTTCCTCCAGCGATGTCGCCTTCACCCAGGACTATGAAACCGCCGTTGCCGTGCACGAGGGACGCTCCAATGCCCTGGAGGCGTTCCAATCCGGACGAATCTCGATCAAGGGCGAGGTCGCCAAACTCACGGCCAATCAGGGCGTCATCGGCCGTCTCGACAGCGCCTTTTCGGCCGTCAACTCGAGCGTCGAGTTCTAG
- a CDS encoding DNA-formamidopyrimidine glycosylase family protein, protein MPEIPEIRAHAERLSEQYAGRRLIGFKPLSFTVLKTFSPRPEDAYGQPLDSVTSHAKYLLLNFGDISFVVHLMQGGRLKPDPKMAKKPRGGQARWLFEDFDALLLTEPGTERRAGVWVVTGDAVSQEPIAELGPEATSLSASELQTVLNAHSMRLHGLLRDQRIVSGLGRRLANEICHRAKLSPFATTSKMTADDAGAIHAAMHAVVDEGLQYDRSRGEMSNSSDRPSAVHGRAGQPCPVCGDEVRSVEYRKYTVSYCPSCQTGGKILADNTTSKFLK, encoded by the coding sequence GTGCCCGAGATCCCCGAGATCAGAGCCCACGCAGAACGCCTGAGCGAGCAATACGCAGGGCGCCGCCTGATCGGGTTCAAGCCCCTCAGCTTCACAGTGCTGAAGACGTTCAGCCCCAGGCCCGAAGACGCTTATGGCCAGCCTCTCGACTCGGTTACATCACACGCCAAGTACCTGCTGCTCAACTTCGGCGACATCAGCTTCGTCGTCCACCTCATGCAGGGCGGGCGCCTCAAACCAGATCCCAAGATGGCCAAGAAGCCTCGCGGCGGACAGGCCCGGTGGCTGTTCGAAGACTTCGACGCCTTGTTGCTGACCGAGCCAGGCACCGAGCGACGCGCCGGGGTGTGGGTGGTCACCGGCGATGCTGTCAGTCAAGAACCCATCGCCGAGCTGGGGCCCGAGGCGACCTCGCTGTCGGCATCTGAGCTGCAGACGGTCTTGAACGCCCACAGCATGAGGCTGCACGGGCTGCTTCGCGACCAGAGGATCGTCTCGGGACTGGGCCGCCGGCTGGCCAACGAGATCTGTCATCGGGCCAAACTGTCGCCGTTCGCCACCACCTCGAAGATGACCGCTGACGATGCCGGAGCCATTCATGCGGCGATGCATGCCGTGGTCGACGAGGGGCTGCAATACGACCGGTCGCGCGGCGAGATGAGCAACTCGTCCGACCGGCCCAGCGCAGTACACGGGCGTGCCGGACAACCCTGCCCGGTGTGTGGCGACGAGGTCAGATCGGTCGAATACCGCAAATACACGGTCAGCTACTGCCCGAGCTGCCAAACCGGCGGCAAGATCCTCGCCGACAACACCACCAGCAAGTTCTTGAAATAG
- a CDS encoding TIGR03086 family metal-binding protein: MEPTEQLEVILPIVCNLVDRITPAQLTEPTPCDQFSVHGVLDHMIVLGTSFSSLFRGEEAPQADAPVVYGWVPAKDFRSAMDDLLAAVRSEGALDRMLDTPIGRMDGATFARVVAFDGLLHGWDLAVATGQVYAVDPDAVAAVDAFARVALTDELRQAGLFSAPAPAPEDASALEALAAFSGRSIEERWRTPSTPIRVDKNDVPTKMDVPGAKARQMPDFGDATGLGKMAGEYFSLAAGTDIAPLLQGLEHDMCDAPHWGYMLEGEVVVTFVGGREFTFAGGDMFHWPPGHSVRVIEDTEVVLFSPQHQHVKVMDHMLAKLTG, from the coding sequence ATGGAACCAACCGAACAGCTCGAGGTCATACTGCCGATCGTCTGCAACCTGGTCGACCGAATCACACCCGCACAGCTGACCGAGCCCACCCCGTGCGACCAGTTCAGCGTCCACGGCGTACTCGACCACATGATCGTGCTGGGGACATCTTTCTCGTCGCTGTTCCGGGGCGAGGAGGCACCCCAAGCGGATGCGCCGGTGGTGTACGGATGGGTTCCAGCCAAAGACTTCCGGTCCGCGATGGACGACCTGCTCGCCGCGGTGCGATCCGAAGGGGCTCTAGACAGAATGCTCGACACCCCGATCGGCCGGATGGACGGAGCGACGTTTGCGCGGGTGGTGGCCTTCGACGGGTTGCTTCACGGATGGGATCTGGCCGTCGCCACGGGCCAGGTGTACGCCGTCGACCCAGACGCCGTCGCGGCGGTTGATGCGTTCGCCCGCGTTGCCCTCACCGACGAGCTCCGCCAAGCAGGCCTGTTCTCGGCTCCGGCACCGGCTCCGGAAGACGCGTCGGCACTCGAAGCGCTGGCCGCGTTCAGCGGGCGGTCGATCGAGGAGCGCTGGCGCACACCGTCGACTCCGATCCGAGTCGACAAGAACGACGTACCTACGAAGATGGATGTGCCAGGAGCCAAGGCCAGGCAGATGCCCGACTTTGGTGACGCAACCGGGCTGGGCAAGATGGCCGGCGAGTACTTCTCTCTGGCGGCGGGAACCGACATCGCCCCTCTGCTGCAGGGACTGGAACACGACATGTGTGATGCCCCGCATTGGGGCTACATGCTCGAGGGTGAGGTGGTCGTGACGTTCGTCGGCGGCCGAGAGTTCACATTCGCAGGTGGCGACATGTTCCATTGGCCTCCCGGCCACTCCGTGCGGGTGATCGAGGACACCGAAGTCGTCCTGTTCAGCCCCCAGCACCAACACGTCAAGGTCATGGACCACATGCTCGCCAAGCTCACCGGCTGA
- a CDS encoding malate dehydrogenase: MSDPVRVAVTGAAGQIGYSLLFRIASGAMLGPDQPVILQMLEITPALGALDGVGMELDDCAFPLLAGMVKTDDANQAFEGADYALLVGSMPRKAGMERSDLLSANGGIFTGQGKALSDSANPDCKILVVGNPANTNCLIAMHNAPNIPNANFTAMTRLDHNRAKAQLSQKLGVSINDVTNMTIWGNHSATQYPDLFNAKVNGANAAEQVNDQDWIDGTFIPTVQKRGAAIIEARGLSSAASAASAAIDHMRDWAAGTPSGDWVSMAIPSDGSYGAPEGIITSYACTTSGGTYQVVQGLDVNDYSQSKMEATWAELVEERDAVAEMGLLG, translated from the coding sequence ATGAGCGATCCAGTTCGCGTAGCAGTCACCGGGGCCGCCGGCCAGATCGGCTACAGCCTTCTCTTCCGCATCGCGTCGGGCGCCATGCTCGGCCCCGACCAGCCGGTCATCCTCCAGATGCTCGAGATCACGCCGGCGCTGGGCGCCCTGGATGGTGTGGGTATGGAGCTCGATGACTGTGCGTTCCCGCTGCTGGCCGGAATGGTCAAGACAGACGACGCCAACCAGGCGTTCGAAGGCGCCGACTATGCCCTGCTGGTCGGTTCGATGCCCCGCAAGGCGGGTATGGAGCGTTCCGATCTGCTGTCGGCCAACGGTGGCATCTTCACCGGTCAGGGCAAGGCGCTGTCCGACAGCGCCAACCCAGACTGCAAGATCTTGGTGGTCGGCAACCCGGCAAACACCAACTGCCTGATCGCGATGCACAACGCGCCGAACATCCCCAACGCCAATTTCACGGCGATGACCCGTCTCGACCACAATCGTGCCAAGGCCCAGCTGTCGCAAAAGCTCGGGGTCAGCATCAACGACGTCACGAACATGACGATCTGGGGCAACCACTCGGCCACGCAGTACCCAGATCTGTTCAACGCCAAGGTCAACGGTGCCAACGCCGCCGAGCAGGTCAACGATCAGGATTGGATCGACGGCACGTTCATCCCCACGGTCCAGAAGCGTGGTGCCGCCATCATCGAGGCTCGCGGTCTGTCGTCGGCGGCTTCGGCCGCTTCGGCAGCCATCGATCACATGCGCGACTGGGCGGCTGGTACGCCCTCTGGCGATTGGGTGTCGATGGCCATTCCGTCCGACGGCAGCTATGGCGCCCCTGAGGGCATCATCACCAGCTATGCGTGCACCACCTCGGGTGGTACGTACCAGGTAGTGCAGGGCCTCGACGTCAACGACTACTCGCAGTCGAAGATGGAAGCCACCTGGGCCGAGCTGGTCGAAGAGCGCGACGCCGTTGCCGAGATGGGCCTGTTGGGCTGA
- a CDS encoding ABC transporter ATP-binding protein, whose amino-acid sequence MIAQVPPEEGPLPLQDVGAVELLRRGVAVTPELLRGVRLTVAMALVGAAGRLAVPILIQQVVDRGLVDGSEYDAGFVWRACATAAVLILGVAILQRATFIRLAIATENALYAIRTRAFAKIHKLSIADHNDTQRGVLVARVTSDIETLARFAQWAGMSWIINSTLLMGILVVMLVYSWQLTLAVLVVFIPLLPALRAMQKRQLAAYDDFRTAVGETLSEMSESVGGAAVIRAYGLGDRARSRLERVIDNQYRARMRAVKFFAIMFPMGDVFASFALSAVVIVGVEWGAGWDLEVGTMLAFLFLVNLLLSPIGELTEILDMTQTAVAGFRKVLGLLDQEIDIVEPENGLEIPDGPLDINASGIRFAYRDGVEVLHGIDVVIPAGTNVAVVGETGSGKTTFAKLLCRLADPTAGSLKIGGVELSQADPHSRRRHIRMVPQDGFLFDTTIRENVRFGKPDATDEAIERAAEALGLDRWLASMAAGVDTQVGERGENLSVGERQLVALIRAELADPGLLILDEATSAVDPETERALAGALKTLAQGRTTVSIAHRLSTAEAADLVLVFDAGHLVEAGSHEQLVDGEGIYAELFSSWQGNTQRT is encoded by the coding sequence ATGATCGCCCAGGTGCCGCCCGAAGAAGGCCCGCTGCCTCTGCAAGACGTCGGTGCAGTCGAGCTGCTGCGTCGAGGTGTGGCGGTCACTCCCGAGCTCCTGCGCGGCGTTCGGCTCACCGTGGCGATGGCGTTGGTGGGTGCGGCCGGGCGCCTTGCGGTGCCGATACTGATCCAGCAGGTTGTCGACCGGGGTTTGGTTGACGGCTCCGAATACGACGCCGGATTCGTCTGGCGAGCATGCGCCACGGCGGCTGTGCTGATCCTGGGCGTGGCCATTCTTCAGCGGGCCACCTTCATCAGGCTGGCCATCGCGACCGAGAACGCGTTGTACGCAATTCGCACCAGGGCATTCGCGAAGATCCACAAGCTGTCGATCGCAGACCACAACGACACCCAGCGAGGGGTCTTGGTCGCTCGTGTCACCAGCGACATCGAGACGCTGGCAAGGTTCGCCCAGTGGGCCGGAATGTCGTGGATCATCAACTCGACCCTGCTGATGGGAATCCTGGTGGTCATGCTGGTGTATTCCTGGCAGCTGACCTTGGCCGTTCTGGTGGTGTTCATTCCCCTGCTGCCGGCTCTGCGTGCGATGCAAAAGCGCCAGTTGGCCGCCTACGACGACTTCCGCACAGCGGTGGGGGAGACCCTGTCGGAGATGAGCGAATCGGTGGGCGGCGCCGCGGTGATCCGGGCCTACGGCCTCGGCGACCGTGCCCGCAGCAGGCTCGAGCGGGTCATCGACAACCAGTATCGGGCTCGCATGAGGGCGGTGAAGTTCTTCGCGATCATGTTCCCGATGGGCGACGTGTTCGCATCGTTTGCCCTGTCTGCGGTGGTGATCGTCGGGGTCGAGTGGGGCGCGGGCTGGGATCTGGAGGTGGGCACGATGCTGGCCTTCTTGTTCCTGGTCAACCTGCTCTTGAGCCCGATCGGGGAACTCACCGAGATCCTCGACATGACCCAGACAGCCGTGGCCGGATTCCGCAAGGTCCTCGGCCTGCTCGACCAGGAGATCGACATCGTCGAGCCCGAGAACGGGCTGGAGATTCCCGACGGCCCGCTCGACATCAACGCCAGCGGTATCCGATTTGCCTACCGCGACGGTGTCGAGGTTCTGCACGGAATCGATGTGGTGATCCCGGCAGGCACCAACGTGGCCGTGGTAGGCGAGACCGGGTCGGGCAAGACCACCTTCGCAAAGCTGCTGTGCCGGCTGGCCGACCCCACAGCGGGTTCGCTGAAGATCGGTGGGGTAGAGCTGAGCCAGGCCGATCCGCACTCTCGTCGGCGCCACATTCGGATGGTGCCCCAGGACGGGTTCTTGTTCGACACCACGATCCGAGAGAACGTGCGCTTCGGCAAACCCGATGCCACCGATGAGGCGATCGAGAGGGCAGCAGAGGCGCTGGGCCTCGACCGCTGGCTCGCTTCGATGGCGGCCGGCGTCGACACCCAGGTGGGCGAGAGGGGCGAGAACCTCTCGGTCGGAGAACGTCAGCTAGTCGCCCTGATCCGTGCCGAGCTGGCCGACCCTGGTTTGCTGATTCTCGACGAGGCAACCAGCGCCGTCGATCCCGAAACCGAGCGGGCCCTCGCAGGGGCGCTGAAGACCCTGGCACAGGGTCGCACCACGGTGTCAATCGCCCACCGCCTGTCGACCGCCGAGGCCGCCGACCTCGTCTTGGTGTTCGATGCCGGCCATCTGGTCGAGGCTGGAAGCCACGAGCAACTGGTCGACGGCGAAGGAATCTACGCCGAGCTGTTCTCGAGCTGGCAGGGCAACACACAGCGGACTTGA
- a CDS encoding ABC transporter ATP-binding protein, producing MDSNGRERSAHKPPIFIPGMRMLFGYVRNHPGPFSLSVLGASIFSIFSVGSTVVIGRVTDDVVVPGIEQGVPRSTLVAGVVAIVAVALVRAAGVVMRRYFGAMTTDRQQATWRSQLSDRFVTVPMSFFRDYPTGELLANADADVETSTMAMQPLPMSIGVGVLFVAAFLSLLAADPYLLLTVSGLFPVLIVANRIFSHKVIGPAESVQASLGEVGSIVHESVDGALVVKTLGREDAEVARLEAAADRLRHSRIHMGRLRATFEPVIEALPTLGVVAVLAVGAWRVSVGASTAGDVVQSMLLLQMLVFPMRVLGFLLEELPRSLVAAQRIERVLEATADSDGAQAPEIHSAAGIEVDDVHFSHTGEAVLDGVSFRVDPGEIVAIVGATGSGKSTLAHLLFRLIRPDSGHIRIGGVPLETMSAREFSEFASLVFQETYLFADTVEANIDPDGRHGREAVERAARLANAHEFILAMPHGYGTVVGERGVTLSGGQRQRVALARALVRQPRVLFLDDATSAVDPTVEREILDALADHLDASTLVVAHRLSTIKLADRVVFLEAGKVRATGTHDELMSIPSYEALVTAYEDER from the coding sequence ATGGACTCGAACGGGCGCGAGCGCTCGGCCCACAAACCACCGATCTTCATTCCTGGAATGCGCATGCTGTTTGGCTACGTGCGCAACCACCCAGGTCCGTTTTCGCTTTCGGTGCTCGGCGCTTCGATCTTCTCGATTTTCTCCGTCGGCAGCACCGTGGTGATCGGCCGGGTGACCGACGACGTGGTTGTTCCGGGCATCGAACAGGGCGTACCCAGGTCGACCCTTGTGGCGGGCGTCGTGGCCATCGTGGCCGTGGCCCTGGTGCGTGCAGCCGGTGTGGTCATGCGGCGCTACTTCGGTGCCATGACAACCGATAGGCAGCAGGCGACTTGGCGCTCTCAGCTGAGCGATCGATTCGTCACCGTGCCCATGTCGTTCTTTCGCGATTACCCCACCGGCGAGCTGTTGGCCAACGCCGATGCCGATGTCGAGACCTCGACGATGGCGATGCAGCCCCTGCCGATGTCCATCGGCGTTGGTGTGTTGTTCGTGGCTGCCTTCCTCAGCCTGCTGGCGGCCGACCCCTACCTACTCTTGACCGTGTCGGGCTTGTTCCCGGTCCTGATCGTGGCCAACCGGATTTTCAGCCACAAGGTGATCGGTCCGGCCGAGTCTGTGCAGGCGTCGCTGGGAGAGGTCGGCTCGATCGTGCACGAGAGCGTCGACGGGGCCCTGGTGGTGAAGACCCTGGGCCGCGAGGATGCCGAGGTGGCCCGTCTCGAGGCCGCTGCCGACCGGTTGCGCCACAGCCGTATTCACATGGGTCGCCTTCGGGCCACTTTCGAACCCGTGATCGAAGCCCTCCCGACCCTCGGCGTGGTCGCCGTGCTGGCGGTCGGAGCCTGGCGCGTGTCGGTTGGCGCCTCCACCGCAGGTGATGTCGTTCAGTCGATGTTGCTGCTGCAGATGTTGGTGTTCCCGATGCGAGTTCTGGGGTTCCTGCTCGAGGAGTTGCCCAGATCCCTGGTTGCGGCCCAGCGCATCGAGCGGGTCCTCGAGGCCACGGCCGACAGCGACGGTGCTCAAGCACCCGAGATCCACTCGGCGGCGGGTATCGAAGTCGACGACGTGCATTTCAGCCACACCGGGGAGGCCGTGCTTGACGGCGTCAGCTTCCGGGTCGATCCCGGCGAGATCGTTGCCATCGTCGGTGCAACCGGCTCGGGCAAGAGCACCCTGGCACATCTGTTGTTCAGGCTCATCAGGCCCGACTCTGGACACATCCGCATCGGCGGTGTGCCGCTGGAAACCATGAGCGCCCGCGAGTTCAGCGAGTTCGCGTCGTTGGTGTTCCAGGAGACCTACCTGTTCGCCGACACCGTCGAGGCCAACATCGACCCCGACGGTCGCCACGGCCGAGAGGCGGTAGAACGCGCGGCGCGCCTGGCCAACGCCCACGAGTTCATCCTCGCAATGCCCCACGGCTACGGCACGGTGGTCGGCGAGCGGGGCGTGACATTGTCGGGCGGGCAACGACAGCGTGTGGCACTGGCACGCGCCCTGGTGCGCCAACCACGGGTCTTGTTCCTGGACGATGCCACCTCGGCCGTGGACCCGACGGTGGAACGCGAGATCCTCGACGCCCTGGCCGATCATCTCGATGCTTCGACACTCGTCGTCGCCCACCGCCTGTCGACCATCAAGCTCGCCGATCGTGTCGTGTTTCTGGAAGCCGGGAAGGTCAGGGCTACCGGCACCCACGACGAGCTGATGTCTATTCCGAGCTACGAGGCCCTGGTGACCGCCTACGAGGATGAACGATGA
- the purH gene encoding bifunctional phosphoribosylaminoimidazolecarboxamide formyltransferase/IMP cyclohydrolase has translation MRALLSVYDKTGIVDLAKGLAELGCELVSSGGTARVLGEAGLDVLSVEEVTGSPEMLDGRVKTLHPRIHGGILADRSKPAHMQRLAELDISAIDLVVCNLYPFRSEPSVEQIDIGGPSMVRAAAKNHDAVAVVVNPSDYQVVLDELRQSGTVGFETRKRLARDAFAHTAAYDAAIVRWFDEGDPLPPTLHFALERAQDLRYGENPHQQGARYRDFELSSWWDSSVQHGGKALSYLNLFDTEAAWRLAHALGDEPAVAIIKHANPCGAAVADDIATAYKRAHQCDPTSAFGGIVAANRIVTQEMAEALAPVFTEVVIAPGYEPEALDTLLAKKNMRVIEGPPPSDLPWHIRSIDGGFLVQDEDRLVAPRSEWRVVTDAQPTDQQWADIEMAWRVAAKVSSNCIVLVKDQQAVGIGAGQQSRIDAAGIAATKADGRAKGGAAASDAFFPFRDGLDAVAAAGVACVIQPGGSVRDQEVIDAANEQGLVMVFTAERHFRH, from the coding sequence ATGCGTGCATTGCTTTCCGTCTACGACAAGACCGGCATCGTCGACCTGGCCAAGGGCCTGGCAGAACTGGGCTGCGAACTGGTCAGCTCGGGCGGAACGGCGCGAGTTCTGGGCGAGGCCGGCCTGGATGTGCTGTCGGTCGAGGAGGTCACCGGCTCGCCCGAGATGCTCGACGGTCGGGTCAAGACCCTGCACCCCCGTATACACGGCGGCATTTTGGCCGATCGTTCCAAGCCGGCTCACATGCAACGACTGGCCGAGCTCGACATCTCGGCGATCGATCTAGTGGTCTGCAACCTGTATCCGTTCCGGTCGGAGCCATCGGTCGAGCAGATCGACATCGGCGGACCATCGATGGTGCGGGCGGCAGCGAAGAACCACGATGCCGTGGCCGTCGTGGTCAACCCATCCGACTATCAGGTGGTCCTGGACGAGCTGCGCCAGTCGGGAACAGTGGGATTCGAAACCCGCAAGCGGCTGGCCCGCGACGCCTTCGCCCACACCGCCGCCTACGACGCCGCCATCGTACGTTGGTTCGACGAAGGCGACCCTCTCCCTCCAACGCTGCACTTCGCCCTCGAGCGGGCCCAGGACCTGCGTTATGGCGAGAACCCTCATCAGCAGGGGGCGCGCTATCGAGACTTCGAGCTGTCGTCGTGGTGGGACTCGTCGGTGCAGCACGGTGGCAAGGCTCTGAGCTATCTCAACCTTTTCGACACCGAAGCCGCGTGGCGTCTGGCGCATGCGCTGGGCGACGAGCCTGCGGTGGCGATAATCAAGCACGCCAATCCGTGCGGGGCGGCCGTCGCCGACGACATCGCCACCGCATACAAGCGGGCCCACCAGTGCGACCCAACCTCGGCCTTCGGCGGCATCGTCGCCGCCAACCGCATCGTCACCCAGGAGATGGCCGAGGCGCTTGCGCCGGTGTTCACCGAGGTGGTCATCGCCCCCGGCTATGAGCCCGAGGCCCTCGACACCTTGCTGGCAAAAAAGAACATGCGCGTCATTGAAGGCCCACCGCCCAGTGACCTGCCGTGGCACATCCGCTCGATCGACGGTGGTTTCCTGGTGCAGGACGAGGACCGTCTGGTCGCCCCCCGGTCCGAATGGCGGGTCGTCACCGATGCCCAGCCCACCGACCAGCAGTGGGCCGACATCGAGATGGCGTGGCGGGTCGCGGCCAAGGTTTCGTCGAACTGCATAGTGCTGGTCAAAGATCAGCAGGCTGTGGGAATCGGAGCGGGCCAGCAGAGCCGCATCGACGCGGCAGGTATCGCCGCAACCAAGGCCGACGGCAGAGCCAAAGGCGGAGCTGCTGCCAGCGATGCGTTCTTTCCATTCCGAGACGGCCTCGACGCGGTCGCGGCTGCGGGCGTGGCCTGTGTTATCCAGCCCGGGGGCTCGGTGCGCGACCAAGAGGTCATCGACGCCGCTAACGAACAGGGTCTGGTGATGGTGTTCACCGCGGAGCGCCATTTCCGCCACTGA